cgatgacgggcAGAAGGAtcttgccgaggaggaccacCGCCACATTCACCGGCAAATACTTGCCGTTGAACGAGACCGCGTTGGACCAGAGCCGTGGCAGGACCGTGTGCATGGCGCCCTCGTTGTAGCTGAAGATGTACTCGCGGTACCGAGCGTCGATCTCGCCCGCCGACAGCAGGGTTCCGGACGGCTTGGGGGTGACCTCGGGCGCCGGGGGCCCGGCACGGGGGTCCCGGCTCATCTTGGAGGCGACCTGGTAGAACCGGgcgatcttgccgtcctcgaagGAGACGATGACCAGGTCCCAGACCTGAGCGGACGTTCCCTCCGCGGCGTCCTTGATGCTGGTGACCAGACGAGCGCCCACGGTCTGTGCCGCTTCGTCGATGGTCCACGAGTCTGCGCTGAGCCGGTCGCCCCTGTCGGCGGTTGCGGTGAGCCGCTTGACGAAGTCGTCTCTGGTCTCCGGGGTTTCGTCGtaggccgccgccacggaCGGCCGGAGGTAATTGTTCACCTCATCCCACTTCTTGTCGTTTACTGCGTCCAGGAAGGCCTGCAGGATTGTGTCGAGGCCTTGTGCTGCCATGTTTGGGACTTGGTCTAGTGAGCCCGCTCGGGTGTTTTTCGTGGTGTTTGTGTAACGAGTGATGCTCCTCTCGGTTTGTGGAGGCGTGGTAAGTGTGTGTAAAGGATGATTTTTTTCGGGCTGTGAGGAGCTTGATCCGAGTGTATTATATAGACTGAGTAACTCCCCATGCTCACGATCCCAGTGTCTCGGGACCATCACGCGTTGCTTGAAGGCGCCGCTGTGAGGTCGTGATTCGGAGCCGCCAACTGCCCCGTCGGGCCGGGATTCGTTACCGGGCATTGGAGTGGGCACACCTTCGCCCTCAATCGACTAACTGTGCACCGAGAAAAACGCGGACGGACAGCATCAACTTTCAGGGTCACATCCGCCAAAACCTTGGTACAGTTGGTTTTATGGGGTCACGAAGCTTCAATGAGCTTGGGCTTCGAGCAAATCGGTCAAATAATCTACCGGTCGCTGCATGAGACGCCTCACGGTAATCAAACCAGTTGTccgcccgtcgtcgagctACGCCACTTCGCCATCTCGCCATTTCGACCATGACTTTACTGGCAGGCTCCGAAGCATCCGAAAGAGCAGGGGCAGTTTGAGACGAAGATTACGGCGCCGGAGAGTCCGGCCAGGATCCCACGATTCCGGGACAGCACTCCATACTCAGCCCACAGAATTTAGTGTAATACCTGGCACCAACCTTGTAGTGCCCAACATGATGCTCTCTCATATCGAATCTTGGTAGCGGAACATACGTCTGTTCTACTCTATTTGACAGCTGTTTTTGCTACATGCGCAATGACCCAAGTCACTGGCTCCCTCGACCGTCGTTTCTGACGGGGCGACACCGGCCACTATGGCAGCCCCTCCCGTGTCTTGACCCACTTCCGGACCCGACCATGAGCTCCACATCGCCGATGATCCGGCCTTCTCTTGGTCTTTGTCCTCCGTCTTCGGGCCGAATCTGTAGACATCCTGCTGCCTTGCCTGAACCATCCTTTTGCGCGCTCCCGAGTTGATTGCCCAGACCCCGTGCGAGAAGTCTGCAAAGGTATCAATACATACCTGTGACCATTTTTCGGAGATTGCGCCAGCGCATCGTCTCGAACAGAATCAACGGATTGAAATGTGACGAGAGCTGGCTGAGAAACGGACAAAGTCAACAAGAAGTGAGGCATCAACCGAGTCCCCTTATCTTCCTCCCTGTACCGGCATGCGTCGGTTCCCGTTCCCAGACACCCTCCTGCCGGACGTTGCCCGGGCTACGAGATGCCCCGACTGCTTCATATTCAATACCGTTGGTTGAGGCGACAGGGACCGGCGGGCCAATGAGACAATGGCGGCTTTCTCATCATGGCAGGTCCTTGGATCCGCGCCACACAGCACGGGCATCGTGGCCGTTTATGTCGTTGCCTGCCCCAGGCAGCACCGAGGATGGGATGCGCGTTGGCTCTTGTCTTTTGTCAACACGAATAAGGGGCATCAGAGGTGAGCCAACCAAAAGTATATGTGTCCCCGTGTCGCGTCCGTGGTTCTCGTTCTATCGCCTCTGAGCACATCTCCACTTCACACAGCCACCACTGACTTCCCAACTCACCCAACCCACAACACCATCAAACAATCACACGCTCCCACAATCACCAtgtccaccgccgccgagtccgcCCCGTACACCGGCCCCTCTCCCCGGGAGATGATCGCATCCCACACCCTCGCCCGGGAGATCATCGACCGCAACAACGACCCCTGCCCGATCCTCGACTCGGACGAGCTGGCCCTGCTCTCCCAGTTCGTCGCCGAGCCGTCGCGGGgggccgccctcctcgaggcccgcggcctggccggcgagCCCGCCAACTCTGGCAGCCTCGTGACCTACGTCGTCTCCCTGCACGGCACAGACAAGGCTGCCCtcacggaggaggagatcaaAACGCTCAAGGAATGGTTCAAGAACGACCAGAAGGCTTAGCGTGGTGTTTATACAGCGACATCGAGACGAGCTTGCGTAGGAGTTCAGTTTCGGAGTGTTTGCTTGCGTTTTGGGGAGccaaggggggcggggggcgaGAACCAAAGAGAGATAGTTCGATCAAAGTTTCAGACTCTTTTCCGTCATCTGCGCCGGAGTAGGCTGTTGACTGCGCAATACACTAAGCTTACGGAGTCGCCAAGTCCTTCCTAAATTCTGGTCCTGGCGAGGGTTGTTGATCCTAGCCAGCAGAAGCCCGCCATGTCCCAACAGCCACTTGCATCAAAAGTAGTCTGTCTTCTGATTTCCTCGTGACCCATTTTCAAGGTTGGCCGGATGCAAGAACGAGTCTTCCCATCCACTCGTGCCAGGGAAAGGCAAGAGTCTTCGGCCGTCTGGTTCATCAGGCTAACGACGGCTCAAACCAACTGCAAGCTCGGGCATGCCGCCGCTTATGCTCAGGTCCATCAACACAGTCAGATTGACGCCGCCCCTTGGCACAACTGGATATTCTCGGGCTGACACAGTCTGGCCACGACGACCCGATCCTTCGCGTGAAGACGGTTGCGGGGCCGGCATCGACTCCGCTTCCCTCCCGTCCGCAGGCCGGGCCGAGGACCCGAGTCCGAACGCGAGATTCCGGGGACGGTGTCGCTCTCCAAACGAGCGAAACCAACAATGGAGAAatccgtcgccgcccgggACATGGCTGGCAAACCGACTGATCTCGGCTGGGGCCTTCCAACGGTAACCCCCGATCGTGAGAAAGGGAACACAGTCCAATGAGACGGCCCCAACCGAGCCACAGGGCGAAAATTGAGTCTTGGTCACATCCGCAGGTCCTTCCCCCTTTTTTCGAGGGAGTCAAGCAGGGAGGGGACATGCCAATCCCTattccctcctcctcccctccaacACACCCGGAGCCCGATCCGTTCGGGACACCCCCCCGGCTCCGTACGTCGACCTACCAATGCGAGCGCGGGGCGCCTCCGCACCCACTTCAAACGACGATCCCGTCTCTCGTccttccccctccatccctccccATCAAAATGTTTCGTTTCAAGGCGTCATCGCTGGAGTTGGGAGTTGCCGAGTTGGAGCAGGTCCCCAGAACCGCACAGCCACCAAAAACACCACCCTCTGCCGCGTCCGTCCACCGTCGAGTTTTGGGAAGCTTCCCAAATAACACTACATTGGTATAGATCGTCCCCTTTCGACTTCCTTCGCCTCAGCCTCCGCACGAGTTATCGCCCTTGTCTGCTGCAGGTGCGGCTTACCatgccttttttttcttcaagCGAGCCTGACAACACAGGTGGTCCAGGGTTGTCCCGTCAAACCCGTCCAGCATCTCGTTACCTTTCCCATACCAAAGTCATTTCTGTCCCCCTCCACCCCGTCTCCGAATGTCAAACTCAAACCCTTCTAAacttgccccccccccccctcggtCTCCGCAAAGCTTATGGCGGGCCAGCATGGTGATCGCGTTGtgaaagggagggagagagagagtgagacagagggagggagagagagagagagacagagcaagagaacaacaacaagaagacgaggaacgACTAGATGGAAATTAAGCGCGGAGCAAAAAacctcccccttcttcatGCGCCGTTCAGCACAAACGCTGCCAAGTCTCGTGGGAAGCAGCCTTTCCGTGTTCTTACTGACGACCAAAGTAAAAACATAGAAAAACCGCCCTCAAGCTCACGGGATTTTCTTTGGCGCGCGTTTCCAAAACCCCCCTTCTTCAGACGACCTTCAATTTGGATTTAAACCTTttgccccctccctcccctttaGCCAAGGACGCGTAACGCGCCTCTCCGCGGGGGCCCGTAGTTTATGTCGACGCCGGATGGGcgcccatccatcctccCAGCAGCCATCCGTGCAGCCGACCGTCGCCCCTTTACACACCCCCTTCTTAACCGTGATAGCTGCCAGCCCGAATCTTGTATATCAAACCCATAAAAAATTTAGTTTGTGTATGGACTTAGAATaccatcctcctcgcctgcatcccccctccaaaaaaaaacgaagaagaacgcccccccccccccccccccccccccatccaaGCCGaaccagagagagaggccgaGACACTTCCATTGCCGATTTCCATACCCACACGTCTCTCCTCCCCGTCGGCCttcccccccgcccctctTAGTAGGAACATGGCAACTCATGTGTCCGGTACCCGAAAAGCCGAGAACCATCCCCCTATCCCGGCGACCGGCTGAACCCATCTGGCCGCCGTTACACCTGGCCTACCCCAACCTGGCCCTACATCGTAGAATCCCTCCGGCGTTCAGACGCTTGcttcccctccccgtccGTGAGGGCCTCTTTGTTAATCCGCATGTCACTCGGCAAAGGGCCGACTTTACATCTGAGCCGTGTTCCGAGAGGATGGTgtggctctctctctctctctctgtgtgtgtgtgtgtgtgtgtgattgTGTGAGTGTCCATGTTGTTTGCATATCCCATCTACACGTTGTGCCATGGTAGGTCCGCCCAGACCAAGACTAGCGGTAAATCACCCTCTTACTACCAATGCATCCATCGACGACAGACGCTCAGACGTTGTTCATTTTCAGTGACGAGCGCCCTTCATACATGGAACAACCCGCCTCCTTGAACCTTCCCTGCCCAACACCGCCTCATCGAGTCTCGTTTGTTCTTCCTTTGCCGAAAGCTCTGCTCTTGCCGCTGTGAGATGTAAACCGACCCACACCAATCCTCTCACCACCCAAGCCACATTTCTAGGCACGCGAGGGCACGACGCGAAAAAAAAGACGTCTTGGTTGAACAAATCTTGTTCGGATTAACTAATAGCTTCAAATGCAAAATAACCCATTGAGCTGCGTGTAAGCCAGACGTTGACCAGAACCTCCAGGGTTGCTAAGTCGCCCATGTTTCCCGTACCACCCAAACGAGTCTCCAGCGCCCTCTGCCACCGAGTTCAGAGTTGGGCCCGTCTTGCGCAGCAAGGCCGGACCGGACCCCAAAAGTCTCCCGAGCAACTTCTCCAGCCCCCTTCCTCCGTCAAGCAATCGAATGCTTCTCCGAgtcttcttcggcggcggaggacgagggcttTCACGCATGAGAGCGAGCCACGTGTCGCCTCTTGTCTCCGTCGAATGACCGGCTCTCCCCAGCCCGAAGCTACCACCGGACGCgacccccccttccccagATTCCACGCAATGACCCCCAACCCGGTAGCGACGTTCCGTTCACATACTGTCCCGACTAGCAGGACCCGTTGTATCGTACTTGTGCCCGGGTGGGGTAATCAGCATGGCCTAGGGAGTGGGTTCGTCGTTCCCGGCCGAGTCGGGCGGGGAGGTATCGTCGTGAGAGCAGAGTCCGAAGCTTCGGCAAGAGGTCTTTGCATCGTATCCTGTCCTGCAAGATGTCTTTTCTGCGATGCCCAGCTTCTTTTTGGGTTTGTTGATTTGTTCCCATCTCTCCTTCACTTCCCGTGTCAGCCGCCCTCACCCACCCCCGTTGTGTGAGAGAGGCGGCTGCAGCCAAGATCCTGTCGACAATCCAGTGTCTGCTTCGACGGCCGTATTCCGGACACGGCCCAATCTCAGCTACGAAATGATCGTCTGCAGATCGACCTTCTGCGAGAGAGCGTTGCCATTATTGGACCCAGTCCTGGTTGCAAGTCTTCGCCGCCAAAATTGGAGATCCGAGAGTCTGTGCGGAGCGAAGGAAGACCAAGAGTGTTCGTGTGTCGCGGCATCGAGCCAGTAGCAGTGACGTTGCTCTTGATCCGTATCGTTCGCTGAGCGCGCAGTCGTGAATCGTCGTCATTCGTCGTGAAATGATCGTCGTCCATCATCCGTAAGACAGGAACCCGAGCCCAAGGAAATGAAAGAAAGCAGACGCGCAGCAGTTGGTATCTTCCGATCCAGTGTAATGCCGATGGGGGTATCTCTAAGAAAGCCTCTTGAtccgaaaaagaaaagaaaagaaaaaaaaaaacaagagagaaaaaacagagaagaaaaaagccGGACCGATATCCAGAACGGGGGAATCGAGAATCCAAGGATGTCGATTTCTTCTGTCTCGGGCTCCGGGCCTGGAGCCGAGCGGGGGGTTGTTGCATTGCTGCGTGTTCCTCTTGTTTAGATGACAAGACTCAAAGGAAAATGAAGAGAAAGAAATCGAGACACAAGTCGCCGAATATTCAAGAACCCCCCAAGTGAAAATGCACTCAAATGCCCCGGACCCAGCCCTTGATGAGATGATTCGAAAGAGAAACAAGAAAAAAGTGACCGAGCTCGCGGCAAAGTGagtggtggcggtggtgaagGTTGTAGATGTTCCCCGGATATCGAAAagacgaaaaaaaaaaagatcAGACGCTCGCTTGCTGCCGAcaaaggaaaagaaaaaaccgCATTGTATCTTTTTTGTttcgtcgccgttggcctcgCGAGTCCCCGCAACACCGAATTCGCTTCCCTGTTGATGATGCAAAACGCCGATATGCCccgtggatgatgatggaatCTATGCCGAGCAAACCGAGAGGACTTCAACTCTTCTCCGGGAAACATGGACAAAACCGTGCCTTGGCAATGCTATGAGGTCGTGACGACAGGGTAGCTCTCAGATGTGACGGGCGTTGGTTGTCACATGGTCGTGGCGTACTCCTGGTAGCGATCCCAGCCGAAGCTGCCGTAGCCAACGCTCACGCCGCATTGGGGCGTGAACATGCTGGGAAGCGGCAGCGCCGGGATGGGTGCCGTGATCGCCGGTGCACTGTAGTAGAAGCCGGCAGTGGAGAAGGGTTGGCTGAACGAGGGCGTGGGCGAGGGGATCTGGACCTCGCTCATGCCGATGTTGGCCCAGATGGGTGTTGATTCCTGAGACGTTGATGCGATGCTGGGGCTCGATGGCAGGACTCTCCATGCGTCGACAGTAGGCAGATGGGCCGGCGTCGGGGGTTGCGACCAGATGCTTGCGTTTGCGGGCGAGCTAGGGAGCAGGGGGGGCTGTCTGATGACATCGACAAcgcggggaggaggaggcagcAGGGGCTTCATGAGGCCCATGATGTTGTTCTTGACCTCCTCGCTCTTGCCGGAAAGCAGCTCGCCAACACCGTCCTCCTCAAGACCTTCCAGGGCGGAGACGTGGGTGCGGAAGACAAACTTGTTGATGGCCTGGACAAAGTCTTCGTGCAGCTTCTTGCACTGCTGGTCCTTCTCTGGCCAGTCGTACGGGTTTGCCTTGGAGTCGACGCAGTGGACATCCTTGTGGTACTCGACAAGGGCGTCTATCGAGTCGGTGGTCAGCTTGAAGGCGACCTCGTTGCGCAGGACCATGTCGACGTGGACGATATAGGCCTCGATATGGAGAAGCTGGTAGTTGAACAAAGCCTCGACGAGTGGGTTCGAGTCCTGGCGCAATTCGGATTCCGGGGCCTTGGGGAGCATGATGGAAGTAAGAGTCCAGATGGCGTCAGGCGACGACAGAGTCTCCGTCAGGCATCTTTGGTGTTGAGGGACGCTGTTGAGAGGACGCTTAACCCGGTTAATGCGCTTCAGCGTCTGGGTCAACCACGGCTCGACCTTGGATCCCAGCACGACGTTGACCGATGAGGCTCTCGGGGCAAAAGCCGCCGCGGAAGCGGGTAGCAGTTGAACAGGCATATTGTGGAGGGTGCGTAAGAGAAGACCGAGAGTCGATTTTGGGCGTGAGACGGAAGAAGATGGAAAAAAGAGGCGGTTGGTTATCGTCAAGGGCTATGTCGTAGCAGAAGGCCTTTTCGTGGTGGTTGGTGGTATCTGTGGACTGGGGGAGGCGGTCTTGGTCTTGATCTTTGATGAGTGATGGTCAGGCGCCTTGATAAccgggggagaggggggagagggagggggataTAGAGATGGGGAGGGAAAATGAAGTAATAAAAGAAACAAGTGGTGACGGAGCTGGGCGATCCCGAGAAGATGTACAACACGGGATGTTTATTTGGCTTGCACGCCTGCTACCGCgaataagaagaagaagagggtggacgaggaagtcgtgaagaaggaagagggagggagggtaAGAAGAAAGAGAGTAGATGTGGTGCGAGGGTGGTGGGGTGTTATAATCGAGCAAAAACTCACTCAcactctctgtctctgtctctctcaGTGTGTCTGTCTCTGCCTCACTGCCCCTCTGCCCTCTATTTCTCCCTTCTATGTGTCCAGTcaagaggggagagagcatccgcccctcccccgttcAGCGCAGTCAGGCCCGATCACAGAAGGGCGAATGTGGTTAGTGACTGCATCTTGCTCCCACTTGGTGGTACGCTGCGGCTGGGGTTGCGGTGAAGGCCGGGTACCCATAGACTTGATCGTCTGCGTTGGACAGGGGTGCAATGGGCGGCTAGGTCATGTACCAGGGTACTAGGTACAAGGGCTCTGGCTTTTGGTCCCCCCCtctatcctcctcctcgcttGCCTCGACCATGCCGGTGTGCATTCGGCTGGCGTTCCAAAGTCAATTGTTCAGCGAGTGAGAGGGCgcaagaaaagagaagagggaggggggagggagtggcaggggaggaagaggggtGTGGAAGGTACCTCTTCTCTCGCCGCGACATATGCACGAATATTCGTAAAGCAATGAGTGACAAGTtgtggcggcggagggccGAGGCGACTTCGAGCGACAAGAGGAGCaagtggagagagagagagagaggatggaATCAGAACTCAGAACACTGAGAACTCTGTCTGAGCCTACTGTGTACTGTACTGTAGAGCCTAGAGAGCCAGCGCTAGACAGTGAGTGAGACGGAGTGACAGCAGCAGTGGACGGCAAGGACGAGGATCCTTGGAACGCTGCACGCCGGCGGGGGCAGCAGCACAGCGCGCTGTGCAGTAGCATCGGATCTCCCTGAGGCACCGGGTGCTCCTTGCTGTAGGACCATGGTACCTTAGGAAGTACCTAGTGGGGAGTACTTTTAGAATGTATTCCTTCGTCCAGCAGCGATTCGGTACTTTCTCATCGGTCATCGTCGCTGCCCAGGGCAGACCGACGACGGTAGTTTACTGGGCTGGCTGCCACGGCATGTATGGTGGTTCCGGTGCGCGGTGCATGCATCCACCTGGGCCGGATTCCAGGTCTGCTTGTCGCCTCACCCGACGCTCCATCGACAGCGGGGAGGGAGCCGGAGCTGGTGCCATGGGAGTGTCTGGCAGTCGACCAGTTTGCTGGtctggcgttggcgttggcgttggtgttggcgttggtgttggcgttggtgctggtgctggcgTTGGCGGATGCCTCCAGTTGAGCCACTGAGGCATCCCGAGGCCCATGGCGGCCGACCGAACCTGGACCGAGATGCAGTTGGACGTGTCCATGACAGGTGGATTGTCCGTCGAAGAATCGCCATCCCGAGCAGGCCAGGCATTCGATGTTTGCTTGGGTGCCGTCGTCTGCGCGCGCCGCAAGCCTGGGCCGCTACTTTCTTTTCGGTGCTGCCACTTGGGCTTCTCGTCTCCGTCGAGAGTTTGTAGTCCATGAAACCTAGTCATGGCCTATCAATACTGTACAAGTACCCAAGTAGTGTAcaagtaggtaggtagtcaGCAATTCGGTCAGGCTGGCCGCCCGTTGAGCCGGAACGTTATCCTCGAGGACCAGGCCAAGCCCCGTCAGTCTCGTTGAATCGACTCccgctcccccccctttgcaAAGGGTTTTTACAAAAGCGTTTCCCATGACGGCTTAGCCTGGCTAGACTTTTGACGGGACGGCCGCAGACAATGCGTCAAGTGTGCGTGGTCTGGCTTGCGCCGGGCGTGCGCCACAGTCACTTATGGGTCTCGACGTCCCGAGGAACACTGAACCCTGCAAATGTCGGCCAACAACTGACTACCTTTAGCATGAGAAGGGGACGATGTACTGACAAACCCCCCAGGCGAAAGGGGGGCAACAGACTGCCAACAAAGAGAGACACCGCTCTCGGCATTTCAAGGCGACCCCGGGTAGGGCTGGGCGACAAAGACATGGTTTCCTATGGGCCTGGGTACGGGTACGGGTGCGAGCCTGGGTCAGAACAGACTTCTGCACCGTACCCTTGATCCCAATGCCGATTCCAATCCTGATCTGATCCTGATCGATTCGGCCCATGGGTAAAATAATCAAAAAAAGCAAACTACCTGCAGACCGAAAGTCTGCGAAGGGTGACAAGTTGCTTACAGAGTTGGAGTTTGTCGTGCGCGTCCCCCCCGCCTCCGAGAATTGCGACAGGTTCGGTTGGCGGCAATGGGAAAAACGAAGCGAGTTGTAAATCATGTGGTACAGTATAATCGAACTTCGAGTACGACACCCTATCCCTAGGTACTCAACTCATCATTGCATGAATCCAACCGAGCAAAAGCGACAGCGGAgagggacggcggcgaaaAAGAAGCCCCCGTCTTAAAAAAacaaaaataaaaaaaaaccacTGAAATCCAACAGACGACGAGGGGCTGTGCTGCGACTTGCATATGCTTAATGACAGAATCCGAGAAGGCCAGGCGAATGGGAGCCGTCGGAACCCGCAGAAAGGAAACATACCCAGCTGAACCGATAAGACAGACACATCGAaagccaccgccgccggacAGTCAGACGCAAGCCTCATGGCCTCGCAGAACAGCCGGCCCCAGTTGCGAGATGCCGTATCCCGGACTTTCTGGTCTGTTCTCTTCTAGTCAGCTAGTGTAGTGTCAGTTAGTCTGTGTGAGGCGCCTGTGGCTCGTTTTAGGGTCCGTCGTCCGTAGCCCGTTAAGCGGCCAGCCTGTCAAACCAACCCACTTGGGCACTCCACGATGAATTTCTTTTTtggctcttcttcttttctttctcacTTTTCCCCAGGCTCAGCTACCTCGGCCCAGAACCATAGAGTTTAGACGTCATGGCCCGGACGTCGCATTGCCATGTGGTGTGGTGCAATGCAGTGCagtgcggtgcggtgcggtgcggtgctgTGGGCGCGCGGTGgcctctccccccccatTCAGCTGCCAGCTGAGGCGGTCTCGAATGAGAGCGAGTCTAGATTTTGTAGGCCTCTACCTGTACAGATAGATCTTGTGTTCGTAAACCGGGCGGCTTGGGAGTCCGTGGTCTGTGCGAAGAGAAAACATCCGCCGCCCAGAATTCGAGCCTTGCACCTTGGTGGCGACCTGTTACGTCCTCTGCCTATAATCCAGACACGGCAAGTAAGTCGTCGTGTTCGTAAGCACACCTTACTGTGTATTCATGTCCCGGTGGAGCCATGGCATGGAAGTCCGGTTTGCCGGGTTTCTTCTTTGCTCTCATCGTCCTCTTGCCGCCACCCGCGGGCCCAAGATGCGGTACCGTTGATGCCCTCTGCCGTACCTAGCTATGGTTTCCCCTCTTCTGTGCTATGTTGCACCTGCAAAAGTCCACGGCCCATTTTCCTAATTCGATCGACCCTGCGAGGAACCAACCGTCGTGAGAGTCTGACTTGCGGTCCTGAATCAGTGTCTCGCCGGCTGGAGGCACGCCCGAGGAGAGACATGGCCGAGGTTCACTGTCGTCTGCCCTTGCACGAACCGTCAGTAGTATTAGTTAGTACCCGTAACCCGGCTGCTGCCAGAGTCTCCCCGGACAGCGGCTCGTCAGAAAAGAAACAAACCGACACTTGTCAAGTTGTCACAGCTGTCAGGAATGTTTCTGCTCCCGATATTCCAAAGGGCTCACCCCTGCTTGCCGGCACCCACCAAATCCAGCCGCCTCCTTTCACATGTATCTCAGTGGGATAGCAACCCCTGTTTGGGCTACTACAGGGTCTGTCCCAGCCCCATAGCTGCTAATCCACACCTCTGGGCAGCAAGCTCAACTGAGGTGGGtggtggagagagagagagagagagagagagagagagagagagaaagaaaaggcgACTTCGTGACGACTTCCCCGTCCGCGTCGAGCTCCTGGCGCTTCGTCTAACAAGACGGCATTAACCACCCTTTCGAATGCAACCACCACAGTCCACTAGGTACGGCGGGGCCGTGGATTTGTGCTTCCGCGGCGTCCCAACCCATTTTGAATGTCGTCTCCCCACCGCGGGCTTTTTTTCGATACATCATTTTGCGATTAGGACCGGCCTGTTCCTTAGCCATGCACCTTGCTCTTTTGCGAGCCGTCAGGTCTGCTCGAGGCACATGAATCGCAGGTGTTTACTAGTCGCGAGGGTGACCGTGATTGGAACACTATGTGACATTATGCTGCTTTCCTACAACAAGCCCACGCAG
The genomic region above belongs to Colletotrichum higginsianum IMI 349063 chromosome 2, whole genome shotgun sequence and contains:
- a CDS encoding SnoaL-like polyketide cyclase, giving the protein MAAQGLDTILQAFLDAVNDKKWDEVNNYLRPSVAAAYDETPETRDDFVKRLTATADRGDRLSADSWTIDEAAQTVGARLVTSIKDAAEGTSAQVWDLVIVSFEDGKIARFYQVASKMSRDPRAGPPAPEVTPKPSGTLLSAGEIDARYREYIFSYNEGAMHTVLPRLWSNAVSFNGKYLPVNVAVVLLGKILLPVIAGLKYQIEEVAVDEGRQQIAVRLSLEGVPENDFLQKGGPGEKVKVYEHALYGYEDGKISWGWAAQAFHTLPPPAPGAGGP